AGCTGCCGTCGCTTGGTGAACCCGATCTGTTTAAGGCACTCCAGTGGACGCCGGGAATCAGGAAATCCGGTGCCGTCTCAGGCGGGCTGAGTGTCCGTGGTGCGGATCCGGATCAGAATCTCTATCTGTTGGACGGCGCCCCGGTCTACCATCCATGGCACGCATTCAGTCTGATCTCGACGTTTCAGACCGGCACTCTGAAGAGCACGAACCTGTACCGCGGGGCATTTCCCGCGGAGCACGGTGGACGGCTTGCGTCGATTCTGGATGCGCAGATGAAGGACGGCAATCGGACCGAGCCTGAAGCCGTGGTTTCCCTCAGCGCTTTGAGCGCCCGTTACCGAATCGAGAGCCCCGTCACTCGGTCGACGTCCTTCATGCTCTCGGGACGTCGATCATACGTCGACAAGCTTCTCGGTCGAGAACATCCGGTACGTGATACCGACACAGGCCGGCTCGACACACTCCGCACGGGGTACTATTTCTACGATTTGAGCGCAAAAATAACGACTCGCTTCAACGAGCGACATCGACTGTCCGTTAGTCACTACCGTGGCCGAGACAATCTGGATCTTCGACTGCCGTTCGATCTGTCTTTGAACTTTTCGCAGTGGCTCCGGCCGGCGGATCTGTTTTTTGAGGTCGCGCAAAACTGGGAGAACCAGATGACAAGCGCGCGGCACCAGTGGCTGGTGTTCGACGATGCCTTCCTCACGACGACGCTGTTTTCATCACGATACAGCGCTCGGGAGGCCTCCTTCGTACAGCCTACGACGACAGCTTCTCTCGAGTCTGACTACGACGTGAAGCTACGGGACCTGGGAGCGAAGGTAGATCTTGACTACTACGCCAGCGTCGCGCACCAGATACGTGCCGGAATTCAGGTTTCGAACCTGGATTTTCGCAGCACCCTTGAGAGTAATATTCGACGTTCCGCGAGAGCGGTAGACGTACAGGCGGATTCGAGCGATCAGTCGTCTTGGGAGGTGACGGGCTACCTGCAGGATATCTGGCAACCGTCGCCTCGTTGGACCCTGCAGCCTGGCGTGCGGGCGACCTACTTCTCCCGCGGCAATTACATGCACGTCCGTCCGCGCTTTAGTGCACGATACACCGTCCATCCGCGGTACCTGGTGCTCCGGGGCGGACTTGGAATGCACGTACAGTATCTACACCGCATACGGGATCGGTACTCACTCGCCTATGATCTGGTGTCAAGTCGCTGGGTGCCTGCGAGTGAGCGCGTGTCGCCCGCAACCGGAGCCCAGGTGAGCCTCAGTGGCCGAAGTCAGCCGACGCGCTGGCTGACTCTTGAGCTGAGTACGTACGGCCGCTCTGCGGAAAAGACCCTTATTCCCGCTGACGTGTTCGTGACCAAAGACGGTCTCGAAGGGCCGGGCATCGAGGTGGGCGCGCTGCTGGGTCAATACGTCGAGGCGGACGAACGAGCGTTTGGGGTGGAGCTGACCGGCCTGATTGAAGTCGGGCAGTTCGATGCCCGACTTGGTGTGGCGAGCGGGCGCACCTTCGTACGCAGTTTGAACGACGACGCGTCGGCCTGGAGGCCGGCAGATCTGGACGTTCCCTTTTCTTTGCGCGCTGCGTTGAGTTGGACCGGTACGAGATGGGAATCATCGATTGCTACCGAGATCCGGAGCGGCTACCCATTGACGACGCCCGTAACCCGCTATCGCCTCGGCGATCCGGTCGACGACAGTCCGACGTCATACCTCTACCGCCCGCAGATTAACAACGGCCGTTTGCCGACCTACCTCCGCGTTGATGCAACAGTTGGATATCGGTTCTCGCTCCTCAGTGCCCGATGGAAGGCGAAGCTCAATCTGTATAATGCGACCAACCAGGCGAACGTCATCGATCGTCAGTTTGCACCCACGGATACCGGGGTCAGGATCGACGATCGGCGCGGTCTACCGATTCTCCCCCTGCTCGAGCTAGAGATGACGCTTTGATAACCTGTTTGGCGGATGGATTGCGAAAAGTAAGCGCAGCCGTTCATGTCTATTGTAGTCCGGACGGTTATTCTTTCACAATAGCGCCGTAGACGCGGTGTGTGAGATGAACCAGGCCTCGTCTTAGGCGTGTCGCGAGGACCGACCACCGGAAGGTCCGTACGTCCAGATCGCCGAAGGCTGTCCGCCAAACAGGTTCTGCGCAGATCGCCATGCGCTTCTGTTGATCTGCCAGCCCGGCCCGGCTCTTTCCTCTCACACGCCGCAGCATACTTCTTTCCATCCTCCCGCGATCGCGTGAAGTCGTCTCATTCTGATCACATGCATGCATATCGGCCGCCATCATCTGCTCGGGTTGGCCAGTCGGTTCGTCGCGCCGCTGTATTCTTGGCCGTGGTCCTCTTCGTGGCGAGATGTGATTTTGTCGATGATCCGTCGCCGTCCAGACTTGTCGTCGAGGCCTTCCTCTTGTCTGGAGAACCACTGCCCGAAATTGTGCTTCGCCAAACCAGAGGGTTGCGGAATCCAGTGCCTCCGCAGGACTCAACCGCGGACGCTGCTACGGGCGCCGTAGTCACCGTTGCGATCGGCAGCGATACCGTGGCGTACCTGCCGGGCACGACGCCTGGGCGATATCGTCCGGCACGGCCCGTCATCGCCAAGCCGGGAGAATCCTTTTCCGTTCGCGTGCAGTGGAAGGGCGAGGTTGTAACCGCTGCGGGAACAGTACCGGAACCCATCGGGATCGGGGAGGCCTGCGTGCGTGTGCCGGACGACCCGGTGGAGGCAATTCTCGTCGACTCTCTGCGGCGCGACTCTCTCGACATTCCCGCCGAACAGGGATACATTTTCCCGATCGATGTATCCGTGGACTGGCAGGATTCCACCGATGATGATAGCTGGGTCCGAACCGGAATTCGCCCGTCATCGGACTTCTCCTCTGGTGTTGTCGAGCTCTTTCTTCAGCCTGTCGAGGTGGATCGCGAATCCGACTTTTCTTTTGCGTCGGGGTCAGCCTCACGCCGTCAGTGGGTCGGCGTATATGCCGTTTCCGCCGAGGATTCCACGGCGCCCGTTCCGGCGCACGAGATTACCGTGAGTCTGACGCGCGGAGATTCTGCTTTCGCCTCATTTGCGTCGAGTCGAACCGATCCTGAACGTCGAGAGCCGGTGTCGAACGTGGATGGGGGCATCGGTGTCGCCACTGCTGTCGCGCTCGATACGCTACGCCTCGCTGTGTCCGAAGCCACGTCTGGTGAGCAGTGTGAGTTGCCCTGATCCGGGACGCGATCGATGAACTCTCATTTTCGAGAGACGTAGCCTAACCCTCCTCCTGGCTGCCTTTTATTTTCCGTGCTGCACCATGCCTGACTCTGCTGACGAGCGTTCATCGCGAGACATTTTCCAAGAAGCGGCGGCCGAAACAGCGGCTCGAGAGGCGGAGACAGGTACGAGCGAATCCCCCGAGTCGGCGTCCACAGGGGAGGAGGCGCTTCCGTTCGAAGAATCGGTACCTGAGGGGCCGGACACGCGGCGTATCACAGATATCCAGACGCAGAAGAAGGACGACGCGCGCGTTTCCGTGTTCGTCGACGGCGAGTTTGCGTTCGGTTGCCATCAGGATGTCGCGGCCAAGCACGGGCTGCATCAAGGACAGACGTTGACGCCAGAGATGCAGCAAGAGGTTGAGGTCGATGAGGAGATCGTCCGAGCCAAGCAACGGGCATTCAAGTATCTTGCCCACAAGCCAAGGACGGAAACCGAGGTGCGACGGAAGCTCCGTGGACTCGACCTGGGACGTCGCGTCATCGATCGGGTGATCGAACGGCTGTACGAACTGGATTATCTGGACGACGAGCAGTACGCTCGCGATTATACACACAACCGGTTTTCAAATAAGGGATACGGGCCGATTCGCATCGAGCGTGAATTGACCGAGCGCGGCATCGACCGTCACCTTGCCGAGCGGACGGTTGCACGATTTTTCGAGGAGGCGAGTGAGCTCGACGCCGCGCGTGAGCAGGCGCGAAAGCGATGGCCGCGCGTCGCCGGCGAGCAGGATGTCCGAAAGCAGAAGAGAAAGCTATTAGGGTACCTGCAGCGTCGGGGATTTACTCCGGATGTCGTTTATAGAGTTGTCGACGAGTTCGTAGATCCATAGAGTAGTGGTCTGCCCTGTACGCAATTGTCGTACAGAGACGTATTGGCGTTACCGCTTCCCTCTCGGGACCTTCGAGAGAACGTTCGAAGTCATAGGGCATACTTAAATTTGTGTGTCCTTCCTTCCCCCGCTTGTTTCGGCTCTTCGTCTATGGCTGACGAGACAAACGTACCGGCATCGCCCCCCGATCGGTCGCAGCCTCGCTCCGATGATGAAGGAGCAGAGGCCTCTGCTCCCGGTAATGGAGCCGTGCAGTCGCAGCATGCGTCGGCACCCACTCCGTCTAATCCCGCGTCTCCCTCGTCCCCCTCGTCGGCGGCGTCGCGAGATCGTGCATCGAGTGGTGGAATGAGAACAGGAGGCTCCGGCGCTTCGGCTTCGTCATCGGAGTCGCCGCAATTTCCGTCAGCTCCACGTCAGGATCCAGAGCCATCCGGTGGTGCCGGCCCGAAGCGTCGCCGATCGATAGCTCATTCGCCGCTAGGATCCGACCCGAAGGTTGTTGCCTCCACACCGGCACCATCGGGAGGCAGGGATGACCGGTCGATTTTCACCGCCGACCGTATCATCCGGTTTATCCTCGGAGCAGCGGCCCTGGGTGCCGCCGGGTGGGTGCTGTGGTACTTCATGGGACTGGTCGTGTATCTCGTCGTGGGCGGCATTTTCGCGTACCTGCTGCGCCCCGTAGTCGATCGGCTCCAGGGGCTCGGTCTTGGACGCGTGCCAGCGATCCTGATCACGTTCGTCCTGCTTTTTCTTGTCGCCTCCGTTCTGGTGACGTCAATCGTTCCGTTCGTTGCTACACAGCTGCGAGATATCTCCCAGCTCGTGTCGGTAGAGGCAGCAACGGACGTAGCCGACTATATCGAGACGCGCGTACGAGAGGTCGTACCCATCGAGGAGGGCGTTCTCGTGAAGAACATTCGGCAGATCGCGAATGCCCTCGTCAGTGCCGACCTTGTGGAAGGGGATCGCGTGGCCGAGACGGTGACCTCGGTGGTCTCGGTGTTCACCAATATCCTCTACGCGGTGATCATCATTCCATTCATCACCTTTTTCCTGCTGAAGGACGGCGTCCAGATTCGTCGAAGTATGCTTCAGCTGGTACCCAATCGGTACTTTGAGGTCACGCTTGCTATTCTCGCTAAGGTAGAAGCGAATATCGGCCGATACTTTCGAGCCCTGCTTGTGCAATGCACCTCCATAGCGATTATTGCCTCATCGCTGCTCTGGCTCGTCGGTCTAGAAAGTCCGATTGCGATCGGCATCTTCACGGGCCTCGCGAACACGATTCCCTATTTCGGTCCGTTTCTGGGCTTCCTCGGTGGTAGTCTTGTCGGCATCGCTCAAACCGGTACCTTTTCGCTTGTCCCGGGTGTGGCTATTGCCATGGGATTGACGCAGCTGGCTGACAATGTCCTGTTGCAACCCATCATTTTCTCTCGAGCAGCGCAGGCTCACCCACTGATTATCCTGTTTGTGGTCCTAATTGGAGCGCAACTCGGCGGCATCGTGGGCATGCTCATTGCGATTCCCCTGGCGACGACGATCCGCGTTATGGCCGAGCAGGTAATCTGGAGCATTCGTAATTATCGGATTCTGCGCTCGACATGATCGAGTCGTGGTCGTGGACGGACGGCTCGGATCCTCTGAGTCCGCCAAGGGTACAGGCGAGGCAGCATGCATTCGTCTCTCCTCGCATCACCGCCTCGCGTCCCATACATGTCCGTTGCTCCCGATCCCGCTACGTCTGACGCTCGTCTCAATGCCGCTGTCGAAGCGGTGCGAAAGAAGGTCGATATTGAGCCGGAGATTGCTCTGATTCTAGGCTCGGGACTTGGCGACCTCGCGGACGCCGCGGAAGGATCAGTCAATGTCGAGGCCGTGGATATTCCCGGTTATCCAACGTCCACGGTCGAGGGTCACCACGGACGGCTCGTCTTCGGGCAACTCGAAGGGACCCCCGTTGTCTTCGTCCAGGGACGCGTGCATGCATACGAAGGCTACAATATGCGGCGCCTGGCTTTCCCGGTACGTCTTGTCCATGCACTCGGCGCAAACAAGCTCCTTGTGACCAACAGTGCGGGCGGGATCCATCGCGACTTCTCGCCGGGGACGCTCATGTTTATCACCGACCACATCAACTTTGCGTTCGCGAGCCCGCTTGTGGGGAGTTGCCACGCGCCGCGTCAGGCCGTGCCGGGAGAGCGTTCAGACCGTCACCTCCCGTTCTACGACAAAGAGTGGACAAAGCGCGCCAAGTCGGTCGCTCGTGATATGGGCATCGCGACGCGCGAAGGAACGTACATCTGGGTGCAGGGGCCGACGTACGAGACGAAAGCCGAGATTCGAGCATTCGAGAAGCTTGGTGCCGATGCCGTGGGGATGAGCACCGTGCCGGAAGTTATCCAGGCTCAGCATCTCGGCATGTCGGTCCTCGGTGTGTCGACCATCACGAACCCGGCGGCCGGCATGGGAGCGGAATCGCTCGACCACGAGGAAGTGCTCGAGGTAGGCCGCCAGGTACGGGAGGACCTGACCAATCTCGTGCGTGGCATCGTGCGGGAGGCTTGACCGGGCGGCACATGGCGTTCCCCTGAAAGATCAGCGACCCGTTGATAGGAGTGCAAGAAGTGAGGGGTCGACGCCGAGGCGTTGACGCGCGAGTCGTACAAAGGCAACATTCCACCCGACCATGCACACGGCTGATGCTACGGCGGCACCGACGAGGCCATACAGAAGCAGACCGGCGACGCTGAGCAAGAGGTTCGCGGCCACGCTGGTGACGATGATTCGGGCTGCCGTACGCTGATGCCCGGTCATGTACAGAAGGGTGTCGACCGGCCCGCAGCACGCGCTGAACAGGTGACCGCCTGCCAGAATCAAGAGAGGCACGTAGCTATTCTGAAATGATGGGGCGAAAAAAGAAAGCAGGAACGGGCCGCTAGCGGCAAGAATCAGAAATGCCGCCGTGGAGAGACTGGTGATCCAGGGTAGGACGCGGCGGATCGTCTTTCGGAGAGCATCGGCGTTACCCTGGACGTGGTCGGCGGCAAATCGAGGGGCGGCCACGGTATTTACGGCGGCGAGTACGAAGCTCACCCCGGCCGCCGTGTTCATCGCGATGCGGTAGTGGCCGACATCTTCAACGGGAGCGAAAAGACCGACGAGTAGAAGGTCGGTCTGGCGGAAAAGCGCAAAAAAGCCGTGAGTGAAGAAGAAGGGGAGTGCAAACCGAATCCAGCCGCGGACTTCGGCGGGAGACGACCCATCAGCATTGCTGTGCGGTAGGCTAGTCCGTGCATGAGTCCGCTGGATTATGCTGATCACGAAAATGCTCCCGGTGACCATCAGTAGAAGTGCGACGCCGTCGAGCCAGCGGACGTGGAGATAAGCAATTGCTCCGGTCCCTCCGATTATCAAGAGCTGCCGCCCAACCCGGCCGAGACCGTAGGCCGTCAAGAACTGATGCTGCGCGCGACAGACGTTGGTGTAGAGCGTGAAGAGCACAAGCGCGGGAGCCGTGATCCAGCTGCCAAGCAGCGTCGCGCCGGCGGGAGAAGATAGCGCAGGCCATGCGCCATGGTAGATGACGATCCCCGCTGTGGCCAGAAGAGCGAGCCCGAGAGTAGAGACCAGGACGACGCGCTCAGAGGCGGAGACGAGCCGTCGAAGGGTCGCAAGCTCCTCGTTGACGCGATACTCGGAAACGAGTCGGACGAGGGCGTCGGGTAGGCCGATGCCGCCAGTGATAGCGAGAACGGAGGCGCTTGCGAACGCCATACTGAATAGTCCGAATGCCTCCGCTCCTGCCCATCGAACCATGAGGATTTGGGCCAGATACGCGAGTATGACGCCGGCAATCTGCGTTGCGAAAACCAGCACCGCGCCGCGAGCGAGAGGAAGCCGATCCAGAAAGGAAAGGGGGAGAGGCACAGAGGCGGAAGAAGCTAAGCGAAGAGTCGAAGTGACGCAGTCCCGGGGTTAGCGGATGACGGCAACCTTCTCGACATCTCCGGTGAAGGTCCCGTCTGCCCCTTCTACAGCCACCCGATAAAGATATACACCGGTGGCGACCCGGTCGCCATCCTCATCCCGTCCGTCCCACGGCAACATATTCCAGCCGACGCGGAGCGACCCTGTCTGCAGATCTCGCTCGTCGAACTCACGAATGAGGCGGCCGGCGACCGTATAGATGCGGAGCCGGAAGTTGCGGAGATCCTGAGTCTGGCCCCCTTCCACCCGAAACGCGAACGTCGTGTTCGTGCTCATCGGATTCGGATATGGATAAACATCACGGATTCGCTGCTCCGTCGTTACCCGAAAGCTGACTTCGTACGGGTCGATTTCATTGTCAGAACCATCTTTCGCCTCCACTCGAAGCGTGTAGGTCGAGTCGCGCCCAGTGAAATCTGGGGTGTAGGTGACGGTCGCCTCCTGCACGCCTTCATTCGGATTCGATGGGGAAAACTCAAGGAGATTTGTGGCGAAGCCAACCTGCTCATAGGTCGAGAGAAATCCAGTGTCTGTGGACGGGAGGCCTTCGCTGATATACACCTCGACGTGCGAGGTGTCGTCAATGGCAAAGAACGGGTTCTCATCCTCGATGCGGATTTCAAGGGTGGGCTGCAGAGGAACGAACGGCAGACGGGCGTCCTTGAGGTTTAGGTCGTCCACCGTGGGGCGTGCCTGAAGCTGGCGGCCATCCGAAAAAACGCTGAGGACAGGAGGAGTGTCGTCCGTTACGACACGAAGGTTGCGGACGGCCGTGTTGTTGAACGTGAGCCGTTCAACAGTTGGGATAGATGCGGTCGCGTCGAGAAGCGTGAGGCCGTCCACGTCTTGGGTCGAAAGTTGAAGCTGGCTTTGCGACTGTTCGTTCGGAGCGAGGCCCGTGAGGGTATCGCGCCGAACAACGCGCTGAATGTTGTTAGACCCGGTGAACCGGTATGTAACGACAACATCGGAGGATGCGATATCGCCCAGGTTGATGACGGGGAGGTCAATGGGAAGGTTGTCGCCCTGCTGAACTGTATCGGCAATCGTAGCCAGTGTTGCTGGGTCGACGGCAATTTCGGGGACACCGGTGAAATCAACTTCCCAACGATCAAGCTGTGGGGCGTCTCGCTGGACCGTGTCAGAAAGCGTACCTCGAAGGCGCAGGTAGGGATAGGTGTCGGCATCCAGAGAGGAGAGCGCCTCGGTGCCATTATCTCCGGAAAACGGACCGAGGAGGCGAGTCGAGTCGGGGGCGAGGACTTCAACCTCGATGTTCGAGGAGGCGGATGTGGATCCCTTCCAGCGGAGTTCCGTCCAGTCGGAGGCAGGCCCAATAAGCGGTGTAACGGTTGTTCCTGACGCACGCCGAAACGGTAGATTTCGCTCAAGCATGATTTGTCGAGTCGCCCCTGCTGTGCCCGCGGGAAGTACCTGTTCACGGGTGAACGACGGGTCGCCTTTCCGAGCACTCAGGGTCCATGCGTCTGTGTACTCCAGCGTATCGATGTAGGTGGTGTAGGGGGTGGGAGTGGTTCCTGATCCGAGACTTTTGAAAAGATCCTTAACCTCCTGCTGAATGTCGACGCCGAAGGAAGATTCTCGCCCGAGGTGGCGGGTCTGCACGAACACGTAGTCTCCTGCGTCTACATTGGTGTCTAAGAAGGCGCGAAGCGCGTCGATTGCTTCCTGCATTTCCCCATTTTCCAGAGCATACTCAAACTGGGTCTGCAGGTCATAGGTCGTGAACTCGTCAACCGCTTTCACCTCTCCAGACGTGCCATCGATCACGAGAACCCCATACCCGAGGCCGAGAAAGATGTAGCTGTCTGATCCACCGACATTAAACCCGTAATCGCTTGGCGAGGAACTCCGTTGACCGTACGATTTCACGTTCAGGGAGAAGGTCGAGAACGACCAAGTGTTGTTCTCTCGGACGACCCGTTGGTTGCCGTTTACATCGAACAGATTGCTGAACTGTCGCCAGTCGGCCGGCTGGTTTGGAGCTACGGAAAATGCCGCGGATTTCCACACTCCGGGCGAGTTTCCTCCGATTCGTGCTCGCCAGTAATAGGGTTGGTCCTGGATCAGCGGTTCGGGGGGCGTCCAGTCGAGATAGACGTTTGAAGTAGATTGTGATGTGGATTGCAACGCCGGGGAAGAGAAGGAGGCCGTGGTGTCCACCTGAATATCGACGGAGAGATCCCCTGGCGTTTGTCGTACCAGGTTGACCCGAAAGGTTGGCGACGTCTTTGACACGGTCTCCTGGCGCACCGGCGAGACCAGTTCGAGGCCCTGCGAGAAAACAACAATTGAGTTTTCCGCACGGTTGTCGCTCTCGACCATCTCTGGAATCTGACCGAGCGGATCTGCCGTTAGTTCGAGTGTGTTCGTTCCGATCGTTGCCTCGCTGAGATCCAGGGAGAAATACTCCTCCGTCTGGAGGGCAAATCGGGGAAGACGCCGGGATGTCTCCTCGACGCTTCCGTCGGGCTTCGACCACTGAAGGTAGAGGTCGACGCTATCTGACGGTACGAGACCACGGTTTTGAAGCGAGACCTCAAGCTGGAGCGAGTTGGAGGGGGTTGGTGCGGACGGAGACGTTCGAATCTGAGATGCTTCAAGATGGAAGTCGGGCTGATCGGGAAGTGACAGCCGCGTCGCGGGGTCACCGAGCAGGCTGTATTGAAGCAGATGGCGGACATACGTCGGGCTTCCGCCATAACTGGCTGCGACGTCTGCCTTTGCTTGCTGGATCGCCACTCCTAGGACGCGCATGGTATCCCGGAAAACACGATTGATCAGGGCGTCATTTAGAATGGCCGAGGGGCGAAGGTTGCCGAGCGCAGAAGAGCCCCAGTGTGCGATGCTTCCGTTTTCTGCACCCGGTTCCACTTGACCGGACGCGTTCACGGATCCGACCACAAGTTGTTCGCCAAGGGATGGGGCAGAGCGAACCTCGTAGCGCCCTCCAGCAAACGAACCGGTTCGGCACCCGAGTGAAACAACCATTGGCAGGCGTCCGGCATTGTCGAATTCGGACGGCGGATCGGTGACGATTTCCCAGGTCTGCGCCGCCGAGTGACCGAAATAGTTGAGCCAGCCGACGCCCTGACGAAGATCTTGGGCGAGGGAGTCCTGAAAGGATACGTCGAGTGGATCGTTGATGCTTTTGTAATAGCGAATCGAGTCCATGCCCGCGGGGTAGAGCGTGTCGCCCTGCGGCGTGGAGCGGCGCGTGGCACGCTCCCCCCAGCGATTGGAGCTCGACTGCAGTTGCTGTTGTTCGAAGCTACTCGTTCCGCCAGCCAGCAGGAGCATCCGCTGCTGCCACCGGTCGCGAGGTGCGGATTCGTACGTGGTCAGCTTATCCAGATAGGTGCGTCCATGCTCGTTAGATCGGATGGGCACCCGGCCGACCGCCAGCAACTCGGACCAGTCCGTGGGGCCGTTCTGCTGCATGGCAAACCACCCGTCGGACGGCGGAAACCCGAACGAGCTGACGCTCCACGACGGTCGAACTTCGTCAATCTCGTCATCGGTATATATCGGGTATTGTGCGTCGCCCCAGATGGTTAAAAACCGTGGCGCTCCCCCGGTCCAGGATTGGCTTGCACGTACAAATCGTCGGATCGCAATGGGCGTAGGGCGCCCGTAGTCGAACTCATCGTACACATCCTGAACTTCGACAACGGCCACATCAAATCCGTTCTGAGTTCGGCGATAATTAGCGAGGTCATCCGCGGATGGACGAAGACTCTTCGTCGTTAAAATCACGTAGTCAGCCCCGTTTGCCTGCGGGTCTGACCAGTTGGAGGGGGAATCCGAGAGTACGGCTGCAGGCGCACGTTCGGCGCCCGCAGCGATGGCCTCATACCGGCTGTTGACGGAGGACGGAGCGTCGGAAAACGAGGCGCTTCCATTTGTGACCGGAATCGACCAGATTCGACGCGATTCTGGGTGGAAAATGCGGACAGGACCCGACGTGTAGCCGCCAAGCTCGAAGGTGGTGGCATTCGTCGTGGGTGCGTCGAAGCGTTGCGCGTTGCCGGACGCCGTCAACTGCCGCGTGTAATCCGCCTCTATGTAGTCGATGAGGACATAGTTTGGGTTGCGCGTCGGGTCTGGGCAGCTGGAACTGGTGAAGGAACCGTTGCTCGACTCAAGGCGGACACGAAGCCCCGACGCTGGTACCTGATCTTGAGGAATGGAGGCAGTCAGCGTCTTTTCACTGTACCCCTGCCACTCGATGACATCCAGGGAGGTAAATGTGGGCGACCCGGATTGAAGAATTTCAGCAAACAATTCGACCCGATGACACGACGCCGACGAAGAGTTGACCTTGATGCGCAGGTCAAGCGTCTCAGCAGACGAGGCGACGCGCCGGCCGACATCCAGTGTTGTCTCAAACTGTTTTGTCCCGACGTTCGAGTGCCGAATTTCTTCCCAGTAGTATCCTTCGGTAGAGAGGTAGAGCGGATGCTCCGATTCGAAGGGGCGGCCGAGGTAAAAAACCTCGTCCTGTTCTGCGTGTGATTCTTCTCGAACCGTTGCTCGTGGTGTGGGAGAGGTTGGGGCAGAGGGTGTCTCGTATCGGAGTCCGTTCGCTCCGCCCCACGTGAGCCAGTAGTACGTCGTGTCGGTGTAGAGGCTTCGCTCATTACTGCTCTGGTAGGCAGCGTTCCCATTGTAGGCCCACAGTTCGTCTGTACCTCGATTGCGGCTCCCGACAAATTCCACGCGACCGGATCCGTCAACGACGATTGGAATTTCGGTGCCGTTTTCGATCAGGCGAAAGGAGGCCGGATCTGCGCTTGCAGGAAGGCCTGCTTTTTCCAGCGAGGACCGGGGGACGCTGTACACGCCATCCTCTACGACGGCGATACGGACGTACTCTGCGGAGCCATCGTGCCAGTCGCTGACAGCAAACGGGTCAAGAGCCAGACGTGCTGCGTTCGTTGGGGAGGTTACGATCCGGGGAGAAGCGGACGACCGGGACGGCGACGACCACGCTGCATCGGAAGCCGGAGCAACGGCGTTCCGATCGGACGAATCTGCGCCGAGGACAGCAAGAACCAGAAGAGTCGCGGTCCACGCGAGAATGCCGCGAAGGATGGGGGAAGGCATACGTACTACGTTGGGGTGAGGCGAAATAAGAAAGGATCCGGTCCGGTTAGGCGGGATCGGCCGGGGTGTTCGGCATACAGCGCTCGTACAACGTCTCGGTACGTTGAGCAAACACGTCGGGTCCGAATCGGGATACAACATCGCGGCGGAGAGCGGCCGGGTCGAAGCGATGCGCGGTTTGATGGAGCGTACGCAGTCCGGCGGCGAGATCGGCTACGGAGCCGGGAGGAACGAGATAACCGTTCGCTTCAGTGATGATAGACGACGGGCCTCCACTATCGGTTGCAAGGATGGGGAGACCGCACGCGAGGGCTTCCAGCAGCACAACCCCGAACGTCTCACGTCGGCTCGGGAGGACGAACGCATGGGCAGCGTGCATGTGCTTGATCACAGAAAGTTGCGACAGCGCGCCCACGAGCCGAACCCGACGGCCAACATCTAACCGGTCAATCGTTTGTTCGATGTGCGTTCGCGCCGGTCCCTCCCCGCCGATGACGAGCTCGACGCCTCCATCGGTGGGTCTTCCGGTGTCCTGCCGGGACATTGCCGCGGGGCTGTCGCCGGCTTTTGG
The DNA window shown above is from Longibacter salinarum and carries:
- a CDS encoding C25 family cysteine peptidase, producing the protein MPSPILRGILAWTATLLVLAVLGADSSDRNAVAPASDAAWSSPSRSSASPRIVTSPTNAARLALDPFAVSDWHDGSAEYVRIAVVEDGVYSVPRSSLEKAGLPASADPASFRLIENGTEIPIVVDGSGRVEFVGSRNRGTDELWAYNGNAAYQSSNERSLYTDTTYYWLTWGGANGLRYETPSAPTSPTPRATVREESHAEQDEVFYLGRPFESEHPLYLSTEGYYWEEIRHSNVGTKQFETTLDVGRRVASSAETLDLRIKVNSSSASCHRVELFAEILQSGSPTFTSLDVIEWQGYSEKTLTASIPQDQVPASGLRVRLESSNGSFTSSSCPDPTRNPNYVLIDYIEADYTRQLTASGNAQRFDAPTTNATTFELGGYTSGPVRIFHPESRRIWSIPVTNGSASFSDAPSSVNSRYEAIAAGAERAPAAVLSDSPSNWSDPQANGADYVILTTKSLRPSADDLANYRRTQNGFDVAVVEVQDVYDEFDYGRPTPIAIRRFVRASQSWTGGAPRFLTIWGDAQYPIYTDDEIDEVRPSWSVSSFGFPPSDGWFAMQQNGPTDWSELLAVGRVPIRSNEHGRTYLDKLTTYESAPRDRWQQRMLLLAGGTSSFEQQQLQSSSNRWGERATRRSTPQGDTLYPAGMDSIRYYKSINDPLDVSFQDSLAQDLRQGVGWLNYFGHSAAQTWEIVTDPPSEFDNAGRLPMVVSLGCRTGSFAGGRYEVRSAPSLGEQLVVGSVNASGQVEPGAENGSIAHWGSSALGNLRPSAILNDALINRVFRDTMRVLGVAIQQAKADVAASYGGSPTYVRHLLQYSLLGDPATRLSLPDQPDFHLEASQIRTSPSAPTPSNSLQLEVSLQNRGLVPSDSVDLYLQWSKPDGSVEETSRRLPRFALQTEEYFSLDLSEATIGTNTLELTADPLGQIPEMVESDNRAENSIVVFSQGLELVSPVRQETVSKTSPTFRVNLVRQTPGDLSVDIQVDTTASFSSPALQSTSQSTSNVYLDWTPPEPLIQDQPYYWRARIGGNSPGVWKSAAFSVAPNQPADWRQFSNLFDVNGNQRVVRENNTWSFSTFSLNVKSYGQRSSSPSDYGFNVGGSDSYIFLGLGYGVLVIDGTSGEVKAVDEFTTYDLQTQFEYALENGEMQEAIDALRAFLDTNVDAGDYVFVQTRHLGRESSFGVDIQQEVKDLFKSLGSGTTPTPYTTYIDTLEYTDAWTLSARKGDPSFTREQVLPAGTAGATRQIMLERNLPFRRASGTTVTPLIGPASDWTELRWKGSTSASSNIEVEVLAPDSTRLLGPFSGDNGTEALSSLDADTYPYLRLRGTLSDTVQRDAPQLDRWEVDFTGVPEIAVDPATLATIADTVQQGDNLPIDLPVINLGDIASSDVVVTYRFTGSNNIQRVVRRDTLTGLAPNEQSQSQLQLSTQDVDGLTLLDATASIPTVERLTFNNTAVRNLRVVTDDTPPVLSVFSDGRQLQARPTVDDLNLKDARLPFVPLQPTLEIRIEDENPFFAIDDTSHVEVYISEGLPSTDTGFLSTYEQVGFATNLLEFSPSNPNEGVQEATVTYTPDFTGRDSTYTLRVEAKDGSDNEIDPYEVSFRVTTEQRIRDVYPYPNPMSTNTTFAFRVEGGQTQDLRNFRLRIYTVAGRLIREFDERDLQTGSLRVGWNMLPWDGRDEDGDRVATGVYLYRVAVEGADGTFTGDVEKVAVIR